Proteins encoded within one genomic window of Episyrphus balteatus chromosome 1, idEpiBalt1.1, whole genome shotgun sequence:
- the LOC129921111 gene encoding pre-mRNA splicing regulator USH1G isoform X2, producing MSYQNNVTAAKDGLLDLLKDATRKDANTKDDDGMTPVLWAAFEGRLDALRLLAGRGGDPDKCDQFGNTALHLASAKGHMHCVDFLLKFGVNIYALDIDKHSAKDLAAINNRDDILRFLDAATANLEAADRKKAKTMKEIAEKNCEKRIKEYMKRQQKTEQEYENMKPKPSTMLAALKHKIWSSQGNLNKPPKEPMNGAKFSDLVGGSISSRVGAVQKKVMVSKLKNQSSRERGDRENDTGFKIGEIESDGKRTITSLTGLQRDSEVLYVGTFSSNEDNGKRGKLTDVFDMEANSDTEREVPRIGYGTLSRSFSQPDFLAAQNDDEACNDILLQRPTGLFDRPMLGSIAFRRSVTAALSQLHPEASSIDSSNSANTSRKLGQLGKSRSVKSRSFLNISDSDSEGACFSDDEDQEDSGSPIQRFLAVWGLDEYLAVFHKQQIDLDTLMLLTEADLKSLGLPLGPFRKLTFAIQERRNALANPGPIQDSRL from the exons AGCTGCAAAAGATGGTCTTTTAGACTTGCTGAAAGACGCAACCCGCAAAGATGCCAACACAAAAGATGACGATGGAATGACACCGGTGCTATGGGCAGCCTTTGAAGGCCGTTTAGATGCCTTACGACTATTGGCTGGAAGAGG TGGTGATCCAGATAAATGTGATCAATTTGGAAATACTGCTTTGCATTTGGCATCAGCAAAAGGTCATATGCATTGTGTTGATTTTCTTCTCAAATTCGGAGTCAACATTTATGCTTTAGATATTGATAAACATAGTGCTAAAGATCTTGCAGCTATCAATAACAGAGATGATATTTTGAGATTTCTAGATGCAGCTACAGCTAATTTGGAAGCAGCTGATAG aaaaaaagcaaaaacaatgaAAGAAATCGCCGAGAAGAATTGTGAAAAACGTATCAAAGAATATATGAAACGTCAACAGAAAACCgaacaagaatatgaaaatatgaaacCGAAACCTTCGACAATGTTGGCAGctttgaaacataaaatttggTCCAGTCAAGGTAATCTCAACAAACCTCCAAAAGAACCAATGAATGGTGCTAAATTCAGTGATTTAGTTGGTGGATCAATATCGAGTAGAGTTGGTGCTGTACAAAAGAAAGTTATGGTCTCGAAGTTGAAAAATCAGTCAAGTCGTGAACGTGGTGATCGAGAAAATGATACTGGTTTTAAAATTGGAGAAATCGAATCCGATGGAAAGAGAACCATAACTTCTTTGACTGGTCTTCAGCGTGATTCAGAAGTTTTGTATGTTGGAACTTTTAGTTCGAATGAAGATAACGGAAAGAGAGGAAAACTTACAGATGTCTTTGATATGGAAGCAAATAGTGACACAGAAAGGGAAGTTCCACGGATTGGCTATGGAACTTTGTCAAGATCGTTTTCTCAACCTGATTTCTTAGCTGCACAGAATGATGATGAAGCTTGCAATGATATTCTTCTTCAGCGACCAACTGGTCTGTTTGATAGACCAATGTTGGGAAGTATTGCATTTAGACGATCAGTTACAGCTGCATTGAGTCAATTACATCCTGAAGCTTCATCAATTGATTCATCAAATTCTGCTAATACTTCAAGGAAATTGGGACAGCTGGGAAAGTCACGATCAGTTAAATCGCGTTCGTTTTTAAACATATCAGATAGTGATTCAGAAGGTGCTTGTTTTAGTGACGATGAAGATCAAGAGGATTCGGGGAGTCCTATTCAGAGATTTTTAGCTGTTTGGGGATTGGATGAGTATTTGGCTGT ATTTCATAAACAACAAATTGATTTGGACACCTTGATGCTTTTGACGGAGGCAGATCTTAAATCACTTGGACTTCCACTTGGACCATTTAGAAAACTTACTTTTGCCATTCAAGAAAGACGTAATGCCTTGGCAAATCCAGGGCCCATTCAAGATAGTcgattataa
- the LOC129921111 gene encoding pre-mRNA splicing regulator USH1G isoform X1, with amino-acid sequence MPDTMSSDRYHKAAKDGLLDLLKDATRKDANTKDDDGMTPVLWAAFEGRLDALRLLAGRGGDPDKCDQFGNTALHLASAKGHMHCVDFLLKFGVNIYALDIDKHSAKDLAAINNRDDILRFLDAATANLEAADRKKAKTMKEIAEKNCEKRIKEYMKRQQKTEQEYENMKPKPSTMLAALKHKIWSSQGNLNKPPKEPMNGAKFSDLVGGSISSRVGAVQKKVMVSKLKNQSSRERGDRENDTGFKIGEIESDGKRTITSLTGLQRDSEVLYVGTFSSNEDNGKRGKLTDVFDMEANSDTEREVPRIGYGTLSRSFSQPDFLAAQNDDEACNDILLQRPTGLFDRPMLGSIAFRRSVTAALSQLHPEASSIDSSNSANTSRKLGQLGKSRSVKSRSFLNISDSDSEGACFSDDEDQEDSGSPIQRFLAVWGLDEYLAVFHKQQIDLDTLMLLTEADLKSLGLPLGPFRKLTFAIQERRNALANPGPIQDSRL; translated from the exons AGCTGCAAAAGATGGTCTTTTAGACTTGCTGAAAGACGCAACCCGCAAAGATGCCAACACAAAAGATGACGATGGAATGACACCGGTGCTATGGGCAGCCTTTGAAGGCCGTTTAGATGCCTTACGACTATTGGCTGGAAGAGG TGGTGATCCAGATAAATGTGATCAATTTGGAAATACTGCTTTGCATTTGGCATCAGCAAAAGGTCATATGCATTGTGTTGATTTTCTTCTCAAATTCGGAGTCAACATTTATGCTTTAGATATTGATAAACATAGTGCTAAAGATCTTGCAGCTATCAATAACAGAGATGATATTTTGAGATTTCTAGATGCAGCTACAGCTAATTTGGAAGCAGCTGATAG aaaaaaagcaaaaacaatgaAAGAAATCGCCGAGAAGAATTGTGAAAAACGTATCAAAGAATATATGAAACGTCAACAGAAAACCgaacaagaatatgaaaatatgaaacCGAAACCTTCGACAATGTTGGCAGctttgaaacataaaatttggTCCAGTCAAGGTAATCTCAACAAACCTCCAAAAGAACCAATGAATGGTGCTAAATTCAGTGATTTAGTTGGTGGATCAATATCGAGTAGAGTTGGTGCTGTACAAAAGAAAGTTATGGTCTCGAAGTTGAAAAATCAGTCAAGTCGTGAACGTGGTGATCGAGAAAATGATACTGGTTTTAAAATTGGAGAAATCGAATCCGATGGAAAGAGAACCATAACTTCTTTGACTGGTCTTCAGCGTGATTCAGAAGTTTTGTATGTTGGAACTTTTAGTTCGAATGAAGATAACGGAAAGAGAGGAAAACTTACAGATGTCTTTGATATGGAAGCAAATAGTGACACAGAAAGGGAAGTTCCACGGATTGGCTATGGAACTTTGTCAAGATCGTTTTCTCAACCTGATTTCTTAGCTGCACAGAATGATGATGAAGCTTGCAATGATATTCTTCTTCAGCGACCAACTGGTCTGTTTGATAGACCAATGTTGGGAAGTATTGCATTTAGACGATCAGTTACAGCTGCATTGAGTCAATTACATCCTGAAGCTTCATCAATTGATTCATCAAATTCTGCTAATACTTCAAGGAAATTGGGACAGCTGGGAAAGTCACGATCAGTTAAATCGCGTTCGTTTTTAAACATATCAGATAGTGATTCAGAAGGTGCTTGTTTTAGTGACGATGAAGATCAAGAGGATTCGGGGAGTCCTATTCAGAGATTTTTAGCTGTTTGGGGATTGGATGAGTATTTGGCTGT ATTTCATAAACAACAAATTGATTTGGACACCTTGATGCTTTTGACGGAGGCAGATCTTAAATCACTTGGACTTCCACTTGGACCATTTAGAAAACTTACTTTTGCCATTCAAGAAAGACGTAATGCCTTGGCAAATCCAGGGCCCATTCAAGATAGTcgattataa
- the LOC129921111 gene encoding pre-mRNA splicing regulator USH1G isoform X3 translates to MTPVLWAAFEGRLDALRLLAGRGGDPDKCDQFGNTALHLASAKGHMHCVDFLLKFGVNIYALDIDKHSAKDLAAINNRDDILRFLDAATANLEAADRKKAKTMKEIAEKNCEKRIKEYMKRQQKTEQEYENMKPKPSTMLAALKHKIWSSQGNLNKPPKEPMNGAKFSDLVGGSISSRVGAVQKKVMVSKLKNQSSRERGDRENDTGFKIGEIESDGKRTITSLTGLQRDSEVLYVGTFSSNEDNGKRGKLTDVFDMEANSDTEREVPRIGYGTLSRSFSQPDFLAAQNDDEACNDILLQRPTGLFDRPMLGSIAFRRSVTAALSQLHPEASSIDSSNSANTSRKLGQLGKSRSVKSRSFLNISDSDSEGACFSDDEDQEDSGSPIQRFLAVWGLDEYLAVFHKQQIDLDTLMLLTEADLKSLGLPLGPFRKLTFAIQERRNALANPGPIQDSRL, encoded by the exons ATGACACCGGTGCTATGGGCAGCCTTTGAAGGCCGTTTAGATGCCTTACGACTATTGGCTGGAAGAGG TGGTGATCCAGATAAATGTGATCAATTTGGAAATACTGCTTTGCATTTGGCATCAGCAAAAGGTCATATGCATTGTGTTGATTTTCTTCTCAAATTCGGAGTCAACATTTATGCTTTAGATATTGATAAACATAGTGCTAAAGATCTTGCAGCTATCAATAACAGAGATGATATTTTGAGATTTCTAGATGCAGCTACAGCTAATTTGGAAGCAGCTGATAG aaaaaaagcaaaaacaatgaAAGAAATCGCCGAGAAGAATTGTGAAAAACGTATCAAAGAATATATGAAACGTCAACAGAAAACCgaacaagaatatgaaaatatgaaacCGAAACCTTCGACAATGTTGGCAGctttgaaacataaaatttggTCCAGTCAAGGTAATCTCAACAAACCTCCAAAAGAACCAATGAATGGTGCTAAATTCAGTGATTTAGTTGGTGGATCAATATCGAGTAGAGTTGGTGCTGTACAAAAGAAAGTTATGGTCTCGAAGTTGAAAAATCAGTCAAGTCGTGAACGTGGTGATCGAGAAAATGATACTGGTTTTAAAATTGGAGAAATCGAATCCGATGGAAAGAGAACCATAACTTCTTTGACTGGTCTTCAGCGTGATTCAGAAGTTTTGTATGTTGGAACTTTTAGTTCGAATGAAGATAACGGAAAGAGAGGAAAACTTACAGATGTCTTTGATATGGAAGCAAATAGTGACACAGAAAGGGAAGTTCCACGGATTGGCTATGGAACTTTGTCAAGATCGTTTTCTCAACCTGATTTCTTAGCTGCACAGAATGATGATGAAGCTTGCAATGATATTCTTCTTCAGCGACCAACTGGTCTGTTTGATAGACCAATGTTGGGAAGTATTGCATTTAGACGATCAGTTACAGCTGCATTGAGTCAATTACATCCTGAAGCTTCATCAATTGATTCATCAAATTCTGCTAATACTTCAAGGAAATTGGGACAGCTGGGAAAGTCACGATCAGTTAAATCGCGTTCGTTTTTAAACATATCAGATAGTGATTCAGAAGGTGCTTGTTTTAGTGACGATGAAGATCAAGAGGATTCGGGGAGTCCTATTCAGAGATTTTTAGCTGTTTGGGGATTGGATGAGTATTTGGCTGT ATTTCATAAACAACAAATTGATTTGGACACCTTGATGCTTTTGACGGAGGCAGATCTTAAATCACTTGGACTTCCACTTGGACCATTTAGAAAACTTACTTTTGCCATTCAAGAAAGACGTAATGCCTTGGCAAATCCAGGGCCCATTCAAGATAGTcgattataa
- the LOC129918717 gene encoding multidrug resistance protein homolog 49, with protein MTRGSIEIQQPPSSKTTNGLPDQGDFYRKCDDDSPEVSSTNKDASKEKAESVSYFSLYRYSTIGERLLMMFGVVLAALGSIGVPYSVVIYGEFTSLLIDRTTGFGTSSPTFILNIFGGGKVLTNASKEENIQAIKDDSLAFGIGSVVGGMAEWILLAIALDIMNGVALNQIRRIRTLFLQSILRQDMSWYDTTSGNNFASKMTEDLEKLKEGIAEKVAIFTFLIMTFITSIGASFLYGWELTLVVITCCPFIIISTALVAKIQSSLTVKELKAYSIAGNVAEEVFSGIRTVLAFSGERKESARYNKLLHPAENIGKKKGLYSGIGGGVMWFIIYCSYAIAMWYGVQLIIEDRYKEVRNYTPAVLIIVLFGVIMGAQNLGFSSPHLEAFAIAKGAARSIFAVIDRQTAIDPMGEEGLRPDSISGDIEFENLHFKYPSRPEVQVLKGLSVSIKTGQTVAFVGPSGCGKSTSLQLLQRMYDPESGVVRLDGRNIKDLNVAWLRSQIGVVGQEPVLFATTIEDNIRFGKPTVTQEEIEQACKMANCHNFISQLPDGYKTMVGEKGAQMSGGQKQRIAIARALVRNPRILLLDEATSALDPTSERRVQDALEVASKGRTTLVVSHRLSTVTNADKIVFVKDGFVMEQGTHEELMAKKGLYFGLVNSTKRKEEVIQDQEPRLRKMASFKNKSDGSIVDEDSESEDEDSPEKKELKEKYKVGFFKLMKLNAPEKFFILAGCIAAALHGGTFTVWAVYFGDFFGIMSNPDDDYVQSQANQFALFFLGIGLVAGLGTLVQTYMFTVAGAKLTTRLRQRAFKTIVSQEIGYFDDQRNSVGALCSRLAGDCSNVQGATGSRVGIMVQSVSTLLLGIIMSFVYSWNLTLVTLVTVPFVIGSIMIEGRYMEASSNIERQAVEKASQVAVEAIANIRTINSLGQEKEVLKRYVTQTDQADKASKKKIRFRGTVFGLGQASPFIAYGISLYYGGMLVAAGSIEYENIIKVSEALLFGSWMLGQALAYAPNVGAAMTSAGRLLRLFDRVPAIHNPAEQPFNTVEKTDGDICYKKVEFYYPTRKEIPVLQGLDLTIKKGTTVALVGPSGCGKSTCIQLLLRYYDPISGTVNLSNTPTTEFPLDTLRSQLGLVSQEPVLFDRTIAENIAYGNNFREDIPMSEIIESAKKSNIHDFIVALPQGYETSLGNKGAQLSGGQKQRIAIARALVRDPKILVLDEATSALDMHSEKVVQDALDAARSGRTCITIAHRLTTIRDADMICVLQKGVVVEKGTHDELMRVNGIYAELYRMQLVA; from the exons ATGACACGAGGAAGTATCGAAATTCAACAACCTCCATCGAGTAAAACAACAAATGGTCTTCCTGATCAAGGAGATTTCTACAGGAAATGCGATGATGATTCGCCAGAAGTTAGTTCAACTAACAAAGATGCCTCAAAAGAAAAAGCAGAAAGTGTTTCATATTTCTCATTG TATCGTTATTCAACAATTGGTGAAAGACTTTTAATGATGTTCGGTGTGGTATTGGCTGCATTAGGATCAATTGGAGTACCATATTCGGTAGTAATTTATGGTGAATTCACATCGCTATTAATTGACAGAACAACAGGATTTGGAACATCATCACCAACTTTTATATTGAATATATTTGGAGGTGGTAAAGTATT AACAAATGCAagtaaagaagaaaatattcaaGCAATTAAAGATGATTCATTAGCTTTTGGTATTGGAAGTGTTGTTGGAGGTATGGCTGAGTGGATATTACTTGCCATTGCTTTAGATATTATGAATGGAGTTGCTCTAAATCAg ATCCGCCGCATAAGAACCCTTTTCTTACAATCAATCCTTCGACAAGATATGTCTTGGTATGATACAACATCTGGAAATAATTTTGCTAGCAAAATGACAGA AGATCTCGAAAAACTAAAAGAAGGAATCGCTGAAAAAGTAGCCATATTCACCTTCCTCATTATGACTTTCATCACATCAATTGGAGCCTCATTTTTATACGGATGGGAATTGACTCTGGTAGTCATAACTTGCTGTCCATTTATCATTATTTCAACAGCTTTAGTTGCCAAAATTCAAAGTAGTCTCACAGTGAAAGAACTTAAAGCCTATTCAATTGCTGGAAATGTCGCTGAAGAAGTATTCAGTGGAATTCGTACGGTCTTAGCATTTAGCGGTGAACGAAAAGAATCAGCTCGTTATAATAAACTTCTTCATCCAGCTGAAAATATTGGAAAGAAAAAAGGTCTCTATTCGGGAATTGGAGGTGGCGTTATGTGGTTTATTATTTATTGCAGTTATGCTATTGCAATGTGGTATGGTGTCCAGTTGATTATTGAAGATCGTTATAAAGAAGTTCGTAATTATACACCAGCTGTATTGATTATTGTGCTGTTTGGTGTAATTATGGGAGCTCAGAATCTTGGCTTCTCTTCACCACATTTGGAAGCTTTCGCCATTGCCAAAGGTGCAGCTAGATCAATTTTTGCTGTGATTGATCGACAAACTGCTATTGATCCCATGGGTGAAGAAGGCTTGAGACCTGATTCGATCAGTGGTGATATCGAGTTTGAAAATCTTCACTTTAAATATCCATCAAGACCTGAAGTTCAAGTTTTGAAAGGGTTAAGTGTTTCGATAAAAACCGGTCAAACAGTAGCTTTTGTTGGACCATCAGGATGTGGCAAGTCTACAAGTCTTCAACTTCTTCAGAGAATGTACGATCCAGAAAGTGGAGTTGTTCGTTTAGATGGAAGAAATATCAAAGACTTGAATGTAGCTTGGCTAAGGTCTCAAATCGGAGTTGTTGGACAGGAACCAGTACTATTCGCGACCACCATTGAAGATAACATCCGATTTGGAAAGCCTACGGTAACGCAAGAAGAAATCGAACAAGCTTGCAAAATGGCCAATTGTCATAACTTTATCAGTCAACTTCCTGATGGCTACAAGACAATGGTTGGAGAAAAAGGTGCCCAAATGTCTGGTGGGCAGAAACAAAGAATTGCTATTGCTAGGGCTTTGGTTAGAAATCCAAGAATTTTGTTACTTGATGAAGCTACTTCAGCTTTAGATCCCACTTCTGAGAGACGAGTACAAGATGCTCTCGAAGTTGCTAGCAAAGGACGAACGACTCTTGTGGTTTCACATCGTTTATCAACCGTTACCAATGCTGATAAGATCGTTTTTGTTAAAGATGGCTTCGTTATGGAACAGGGAACTCACGAAGAACTTATGGCTAAGAAGGGACTTTACTTTGGTTTGGTTAATTCAACTAAACGCAAGGAAGAAGTTATTCAAGATCAAGAACCAAGGTTACGAAAAATGGCATCGTTTAAGAATAAATCCGATGGAAGTATTGTTGATGAAGATAGCGAAAGTGAAGATGAAGATTCCCCCGAGAAGAAAGAATTGAAAGAGAAATACAAAGTGGGTTTCTTCAAGTTGATGAAACTGAATGCGCCTGAGAAATTCTTCATCTTAGCTGGCTGCATTGCTGCAGCGTTACATGGTGGTACGTTTACCGTTTGGGCTGTTTATTTCGGTGACTTCTTTGGG ATTATGTCAAATCCAGATGATGACTATGTTCAGTCCCAAGCAAATCAATTTGCTCTATTCTTCCTTGGCATCGGATTAGTTGCTGGCTTGGGAACACTTGTTCAAACTTACATGTTTACTGTAGCTGGGGCTAAACTTACAACTAGATTACGACAAAGGGCATTCAAGACCATTGTATCCCAAGAAATTGGATATTTTGATGATCAGAGGAATTCTGTTGGAGCTTTGTGTTCTCGTTTAGCTGGAGACTGTTCAAATGTTCAAGGC GCTACTGGTTCTCGAGTTGGCATAATGGTCCAATCTGTTTCGACATTGCTTCTTGGAATTATTATGTCATTTGTATACTCTTGGAATTTGACACTGGTAACGCTGGTAACAGTGCCATTTGTTATTGGATCGATTATGATTGAAGGGCGTTACATGGAGGCAAGTTCAAACATTGAAAGACAAGCTGTTGAGAAAGCTTCACAAGTTGCTGTCGAAGCTATTGCCAATATTCGAACAATTAATAGTCTTGGACAGGAAAAAGAGGTCTTGAAAAGGTACGTTACACAGACTGATCAGGCTGATAAGGCTTCGAAGAAGAAGATTAGGTTCCGTGGAACGGTATTTGGCTTGGGACAAGCTTCACCATTTATTGCATATGGAATTTCTTTGTATTATGGAGGTATGCTGGTTGCAGCTGGAAGCATTGAATATGAAAATATCATCAA AGTTTCCGAAGCGTTACTTTTTGGTTCTTGGATGTTGGGACAGGCTTTGGCCTATGCTCCGAATGTTGGTGCAGCAATGACTTCTGCCGGAAGATTGTTGAGACTTTTTGACAGAGTTCCAGCTATTCACAATCCTGCTGAACAGCCGTTCAATACTGTTGAG aaaactgatGGCGATATTTGTTATAAGAAAGTCGAATTCTACTATCCAACTCGTAAAGAAATTCCAGTGCTTCAAGGCCTTGACCTAACAATCAAAAAGGGTACAACAGTAGCCCTCGTAGGTCCCTCAGGATGTGGAAAATCAACCTGCATTCAATTACTTCTTCGTTATTATGATCCAATTTCTGGAACAGTCAATCTCAGTAACACACCTACCACCGAATTCCCCCTCGACACTCTTCGCTCGCAATTGGGTCTAGTGTCCCAAGAACCAGTACTCTTCGATCGGACGATAGCTGAAAATATTGCCTATGGTAATAATTTCCGTGAAGACATCCCAATGAGTGAAATCATTGAATCTGCCAAAAAGTCCAATATCCACGATTTTATTGTGGCCCTTCCGCAAGGCTATGAAACATCGTTGGGTAATAAGGGCGCTCAACTGTCCGGTGGACAGAAACAACGAATAGCTATTGCTAGAGCATTAGTTAGAGATCCAAAGATTTTAGTACTAGATGAGGCTACATCAGCCTTGGATATGCATAGTGAGAAGGTAGTTCAAGATGCATTGGATGCGGCAAGAAGTGGCAGAACGTGTATTACGATAGCTCATAGACTTACAACGATACGAGACGCAGATATGATTTGTGTTTTGCAGAAGGGTGTTGTTGTTGAGAAAGGTACACACGATGAACTGATGCGAGTGAATGGTATTTATGCTGAACTCTACAGAATGCAATTAGTTGCGtaa